A window from Entomoplasma freundtii encodes these proteins:
- a CDS encoding segregation and condensation protein A, producing the protein MQHWDELNLGSFNGPLDLLLNLIREKKMALKDISVMAVTDQYLAYLQSQTALDIEIASEYLTMAAQLIEMKSLSLLPETTKSLREEIYFDLVGQLNQYDQFKKIATLLADKQITYWETFSKPATKLLGQNKLGTITTVSHEADLDIDLGDLDLEDFANIYRRLLSQQPNVDLALEDISELDDQVVNFIETQTISPQEISKLILTSMSTDKLKAWRLEDLIPGEIVNLKNLVSTFLAVLDLVRYQFTRITQQDETLWVRLTQTAIRDENLLARLEMISHETQTNDSYE; encoded by the coding sequence ATGCAACATTGAGATGAATTAAATCTTGGTTCCTTCAATGGGCCTCTGGATCTCCTTTTAAATTTAATTAGAGAAAAGAAAATGGCTTTAAAAGATATTAGCGTGATGGCTGTTACTGACCAATATTTGGCTTACTTACAAAGCCAAACCGCTTTAGATATTGAAATTGCTAGCGAATACTTAACAATGGCAGCCCAATTGATTGAAATGAAATCATTATCCTTGTTACCAGAGACCACGAAGTCGCTTCGTGAGGAAATCTATTTTGATTTAGTTGGCCAATTAAATCAATATGACCAATTTAAAAAAATTGCCACTCTTCTTGCTGATAAACAAATTACATATTGAGAAACTTTTTCCAAACCCGCAACTAAATTATTAGGGCAAAATAAATTAGGCACCATTACTACAGTTTCTCATGAAGCCGACCTTGATATCGACTTGGGAGATTTAGATTTGGAAGACTTTGCTAATATTTATCGTCGTCTTCTGAGCCAACAACCAAACGTAGACTTAGCTTTGGAGGATATAAGCGAACTCGATGACCAAGTGGTTAACTTTATTGAAACCCAAACTATTTCGCCTCAAGAAATTTCTAAATTGATTTTGACATCTATGTCAACCGATAAGCTAAAAGCATGAAGATTAGAGGATTTAATTCCGGGTGAGATAGTCAATCTCAAAAATTTGGTATCAACTTTTCTAGCTGTTTTAGATTTGGTGCGCTACCAGTTTACTCGTATTACCCAACAAGACGAAACGCTTTGAGTCCGTTTAACTCAAACGGCGATTAGGGATGAAAATTTATTAGCGCGATTGGAGATGATTAGTCATGAAACCCAAACAAACGATAGTTATGAATAA
- the frr gene encoding ribosome recycling factor gives MDNLDQLLKNSEKTMSQVVESWDKNMAKIRTGKANNSMLDSVIVNYYGTPTPLLQLAQVNTPEPNIITVRPYDRQQMSEFVGGINRANLGLTPVADAEIIRITIPPLTEQVRKDSVKKMWKELENFKVHIRNERRYFIDKVKKSDLSEDVVKEAEKHIQDLTNKYTKMLDNKTKDKEKTLMTI, from the coding sequence ATGGATAATTTAGATCAGTTATTAAAAAATTCAGAAAAGACCATGAGTCAAGTGGTTGAGTCATGAGATAAAAACATGGCCAAAATTCGTACCGGTAAAGCTAATAACTCAATGCTTGACTCGGTAATCGTCAATTATTATGGAACCCCAACCCCATTATTACAATTGGCGCAAGTTAATACTCCAGAACCTAATATAATTACTGTTCGCCCTTATGACCGTCAACAAATGTCAGAGTTTGTAGGTGGAATTAACCGGGCTAATCTTGGGTTAACGCCTGTAGCTGATGCAGAAATAATTCGTATCACAATCCCCCCACTAACTGAACAAGTCCGTAAGGATTCAGTTAAGAAGATGTGAAAAGAACTGGAAAATTTCAAAGTTCATATCCGTAACGAACGGCGCTATTTTATTGATAAAGTGAAAAAAAGTGATTTAAGTGAAGATGTTGTCAAAGAAGCTGAAAAACATATTCAAGATTTGACAAACAAGTACACTAAAATGCTTGATAATAAAACCAAAGATAAAGAAAAAACCTTAATGACTATCTAA
- a CDS encoding pseudouridine synthase, with protein MPQERLQKIIANRGAVSRRRAETLIELGRVKVDGKVITEKGFKTNLDAFIEIDNREVVKQNDKYYYLFNKPRFVLTTMYDPKGRKTVADFFKDVPARVYPVGRLDYDVSGLLIMTNDGDFANFVMHPRYEFLKTYQALCQGNVSPMAVKQLIKGVTIDEDYRTQAVSAKLLSYNPETNQSVVELTIAEGKKHHVKKMLEAAGMNLLKLKRTKVEFLTLDNLDLGHYRDLTPHEVKQFYGIYKANRRKDD; from the coding sequence ATGCCACAAGAGCGCTTACAAAAAATTATTGCCAACCGAGGAGCAGTTTCTCGCCGTCGGGCAGAGACACTGATTGAACTCGGAAGAGTTAAAGTAGATGGTAAAGTTATTACCGAAAAAGGCTTCAAAACAAACCTTGATGCCTTTATTGAAATTGATAATCGCGAAGTGGTCAAACAAAATGATAAATACTACTATTTATTCAATAAACCTCGTTTTGTTTTAACAACAATGTATGATCCTAAAGGTCGAAAAACTGTTGCAGACTTTTTTAAAGATGTTCCAGCGCGTGTTTACCCCGTAGGACGTTTAGATTACGATGTTTCAGGGTTATTAATTATGACTAATGATGGCGACTTCGCTAACTTTGTTATGCATCCCCGTTACGAATTTTTAAAGACTTACCAAGCTCTTTGCCAAGGTAATGTATCCCCTATGGCTGTAAAGCAATTAATTAAGGGAGTTACCATTGATGAAGATTATCGCACCCAAGCTGTATCCGCCAAGTTATTAAGTTATAATCCAGAAACTAACCAATCAGTGGTGGAATTGACAATTGCCGAAGGTAAAAAGCATCACGTCAAAAAAATGTTAGAAGCGGCCGGAATGAATCTCTTAAAGCTAAAACGAACAAAAGTGGAATTTTTAACGCTTGATAATTTAGACTTAGGGCATTATCGTGATTTAACTCCTCATGAGGTAAAACAATTTTATGGGATTTACAAAGCTAACCGTCGGAAAGATGACTAA
- a CDS encoding AAA domain-containing protein, translated as MISHFEPTTKYKKYQKLLNNLLNIYPHDSALFTHLNQTTNFDLLPKLGEDNVRKLLESKDFKISLRETNWEELTKIIKKAPNGEVIIEAFKTKKERLAKTKKMALLNVKQFDITRNILLDELNNKIAQSKNKWMVYRRKAMDANIQDNVWQLHIATFFVSVKTPLKTLYAPLLLRETKIIFEDQHPFLVPLGSWKINEKLIFILNESGFKINENLVFSEDQTAFEVQTELLKILPLDPTSVNSWFGNFVGLEPIEIQTDNLIAHSGVVLGMFKPAGGHLRRTMLEIIENDELENILSPATNKRIYQNHVEDFILNQSDKLLRVQNSNFSQDKALISALIQDTIIWGPPGTGKSQVIANIIANILFYDKTAVVMSQKKAALDVLKKRLQNLSPFVLFILNDNKLSKEEFYKPLKEFISLVEYSQTVPLKRKRKIISATELQALESIRVCKETATFLPSMELVKAFGYQPKTLFDFFSLDKNYIYPRVGDSADFKNYQKVLSNSNHLDKEKNNFSFRKYPKNFKLQAQKSFTLMSNNPHLDVNSLLSFAQQTTYERTLALSQSSQAFSRNYSQDLDSDYLVGYLANRLLAKIENWKIHDVDKYEAYTRFANAVRASRRLPYKFVNEHKVILHDLFPIVITTPETSFISWQKEFFDYVILDESSQIFAETGLPLLYLAKTKILAGDTQQMQPSNWFATRDQGDANETDIPENTVSILNYAFDKGVYQVMLDQNFRSSAAALMSFSARHFYNSNLETIDKNVMKEVKNQKRILVKNVNGKWENGINQKEVNEVLKILKQEKKKYATILVLAFNVLQKQLLEKTIYENYPDLLDLVENEKIIIRNIENVQGDEADLVIMSVVYDDKTNISSTYVARPGGKNALNVAISRAREQMIVVKSIAANKIKFATNQDTTIFKKWLEFLDLQESQQKTYSSWEGYEFAPKQNATPTISRFKKEVFEVLNNQLLANKYITIKTQYPVGSKNLDLAIIDVFNTFKLGIQVDDFHYQGNENINHYLSSLSDQEFLEFKGYPIYKIKEIDWLLNRDQIIQDVNKLLS; from the coding sequence ATGATTTCACATTTTGAACCAACGACGAAATACAAAAAATACCAAAAGCTTTTAAATAATTTATTAAACATCTACCCTCATGATTCCGCACTTTTTACTCATCTTAACCAAACAACTAATTTTGATTTATTGCCAAAATTAGGTGAAGATAATGTTCGGAAATTACTGGAAAGTAAGGATTTTAAAATAAGTTTGCGGGAAACAAATTGGGAAGAATTGACAAAAATAATTAAAAAAGCTCCTAATGGTGAAGTAATTATTGAAGCTTTTAAAACTAAAAAAGAACGTCTAGCAAAAACTAAAAAAATGGCTTTATTAAACGTTAAGCAATTTGACATTACTAGAAATATCCTTTTGGATGAACTAAATAATAAAATTGCCCAAAGTAAAAATAAATGAATGGTTTACCGTCGGAAAGCCATGGATGCTAATATTCAAGATAATGTTTGACAATTGCATATTGCCACCTTTTTTGTGAGCGTTAAAACACCATTAAAAACTTTATATGCGCCGTTATTACTGCGCGAAACAAAAATTATTTTTGAGGACCAACATCCCTTTTTAGTACCTTTAGGATCGTGAAAGATAAACGAAAAATTGATTTTTATCTTGAATGAATCTGGTTTTAAAATCAATGAAAACTTAGTTTTTAGTGAAGACCAAACTGCGTTTGAAGTCCAAACCGAACTCTTAAAAATTTTACCCCTTGATCCCACCTCGGTTAATTCTTGGTTTGGAAACTTTGTTGGCTTAGAGCCAATCGAAATCCAAACCGATAATCTTATTGCTCATTCAGGAGTGGTTTTAGGAATGTTTAAGCCAGCCGGTGGTCACTTAAGAAGAACGATGTTAGAAATCATTGAAAATGATGAATTAGAAAATATTTTAAGTCCTGCAACGAATAAACGCATTTACCAAAATCATGTGGAAGATTTTATTTTAAACCAATCTGATAAACTTTTACGCGTCCAAAATAGTAACTTTTCGCAAGATAAAGCCCTTATTTCTGCTTTGATTCAAGACACAATTATTTGGGGACCCCCAGGAACTGGAAAATCACAAGTCATTGCGAATATTATTGCTAACATTTTATTTTATGACAAAACAGCAGTCGTTATGTCTCAAAAGAAAGCGGCTCTAGATGTACTTAAAAAACGTTTACAAAATCTTTCACCATTTGTGTTATTTATTCTCAATGATAACAAATTAAGCAAGGAAGAATTTTATAAACCATTGAAGGAATTTATTAGTTTGGTAGAGTATAGTCAAACAGTACCCTTAAAAAGAAAACGCAAGATTATTTCGGCGACTGAACTTCAAGCACTAGAATCAATTCGTGTTTGCAAAGAAACCGCAACATTTTTGCCATCAATGGAATTAGTCAAAGCTTTTGGTTACCAACCAAAAACGCTATTTGATTTCTTTAGCTTAGACAAAAATTACATTTACCCACGTGTTGGTGATTCGGCTGATTTTAAGAATTACCAAAAGGTATTGTCCAATTCTAATCATCTTGATAAAGAAAAAAATAATTTTAGTTTTCGTAAATATCCGAAGAACTTTAAATTGCAAGCTCAAAAATCTTTCACTCTTATGAGCAATAACCCTCACTTGGATGTTAATAGCTTGCTAAGCTTTGCCCAACAAACAACTTATGAACGCACATTGGCTTTAAGTCAAAGCTCACAAGCCTTTAGTCGTAATTATTCTCAAGACCTTGATAGTGATTATTTAGTCGGTTATTTAGCTAACCGTCTTTTAGCAAAAATTGAAAATTGGAAAATTCATGATGTTGATAAATATGAAGCTTACACTCGTTTTGCCAACGCGGTTCGTGCAAGTCGTCGTTTGCCTTACAAATTTGTTAATGAACACAAGGTGATTCTTCATGATTTATTTCCAATTGTCATCACTACCCCGGAAACTTCATTTATTAGCTGACAAAAAGAATTTTTCGATTATGTGATTCTTGATGAATCATCGCAAATTTTTGCCGAAACCGGTTTACCGTTACTTTACTTGGCTAAAACAAAAATCTTGGCTGGTGATACTCAACAAATGCAACCTTCGAATTGGTTTGCCACGCGGGACCAAGGTGATGCTAACGAAACTGATATTCCAGAAAATACCGTCTCGATTTTGAACTATGCATTTGATAAGGGTGTTTACCAAGTGATGTTAGACCAAAACTTCCGTTCTAGCGCTGCGGCCTTGATGTCTTTTTCGGCTCGTCATTTCTATAACTCTAATCTTGAAACAATCGATAAAAATGTTATGAAAGAAGTCAAAAACCAAAAACGTATTTTAGTCAAAAACGTGAATGGAAAATGGGAAAATGGGATTAACCAAAAAGAAGTTAACGAAGTATTGAAGATCCTCAAACAAGAGAAGAAGAAATACGCTACCATTTTAGTTTTAGCCTTTAATGTTTTGCAAAAACAACTATTAGAAAAAACTATTTATGAAAATTATCCTGACCTTTTAGATTTGGTTGAAAACGAAAAAATCATTATCCGAAATATCGAAAATGTTCAGGGTGATGAAGCTGATTTGGTAATCATGTCGGTAGTTTACGATGATAAGACAAATATTAGTTCGACTTATGTAGCCCGACCAGGCGGCAAAAATGCTTTAAATGTCGCCATTTCACGCGCTCGGGAACAAATGATTGTTGTAAAATCAATCGCAGCAAATAAGATAAAATTTGCCACAAATCAGGATACGACTATTTTTAAGAAGTGACTGGAATTTCTTGATCTTCAAGAAAGCCAACAAAAAACTTATTCTAGTTGAGAAGGGTATGAGTTTGCTCCTAAGCAAAACGCTACACCAACAATTTCTCGTTTTAAGAAGGAAGTCTTTGAGGTTTTGAATAACCAACTTTTAGCTAATAAATACATTACAATTAAAACCCAATATCCTGTCGGAAGCAAAAACCTTGATTTAGCAATTATCGATGTTTTTAATACTTTTAAACTTGGTATTCAAGTCGATGATTTTCATTACCAAGGGAATGAAAATATTAACCATTATCTTTCAAGTTTGTCTGATCAAGAATTTTTGGAATTTAAAGGTTATCCAATTTATAAAATCAAGGAAATTGATTGATTATTAAATCGTGATCAAATTATCCAAGACGTGAATAAGTTACTTAGTTAA
- the scpB gene encoding SMC-Scp complex subunit ScpB, whose product MKPKQTIVMNKTSQPEILAIIEALLFLNGDEGLSLKTLETMLENEKPSTIKQALNNLQNKYRNDSSSAFAIQEFATNKYRLHTKQVLYPFLQKSEAIQSQNRLSITTIEVLAIIAYQGPITRAEIDLVRQLDSTYQLAKLKELRLIQVVGRKPETRANLYQVTDSFYKLFNLQDLATDLPEIDYEAILRTQKQNDELIYQSHDAEKVGLNLNDSNTMNQLFQSIDDTFIEDLGEN is encoded by the coding sequence ATGAAACCCAAACAAACGATAGTTATGAATAAAACTTCACAGCCAGAGATTTTGGCAATTATCGAAGCCTTGTTATTTTTAAATGGTGATGAGGGCTTAAGTTTAAAGACTTTGGAAACCATGCTTGAAAATGAAAAGCCATCCACTATTAAACAAGCACTGAATAATTTGCAAAATAAATACCGCAATGATTCGAGTTCGGCTTTTGCGATTCAAGAATTTGCGACTAACAAATACCGTTTGCATACGAAACAAGTGCTTTATCCCTTTTTGCAAAAATCAGAAGCAATTCAAAGTCAAAACCGTTTATCAATCACAACAATTGAGGTTTTAGCGATTATTGCTTATCAAGGACCAATAACTAGAGCTGAAATTGATTTAGTCCGTCAGTTAGACTCCACTTACCAATTGGCAAAATTAAAAGAATTACGTTTGATTCAAGTTGTGGGTCGCAAACCAGAGACTAGAGCTAACCTTTATCAAGTGACTGATAGTTTCTATAAATTATTTAACTTACAAGATTTAGCTACTGATTTGCCAGAAATTGATTACGAAGCTATTTTACGAACCCAAAAACAAAATGATGAACTAATTTACCAATCTCATGATGCAGAAAAAGTTGGTTTAAACCTTAATGATAGCAATACCATGAACCAATTATTCCAAAGCATTGATGACACCTTTATTGAAGACTTAGGAGAAAATTAA
- a CDS encoding deoxynucleoside kinase, which translates to MRIAIFGTVGVGKSSVSKRISEELGYEIFPEPIDDNPYFEEYYKDMKNTVFKMQVYMLTARSLQLTQAKQLKNVIFDRTILEDPIFVKVNHELGNMNDVDFKTYNSFYDHVVMPSLGERANFDLVIYLKASTDKAIERIKERGRIEELDMQRAYWDVLNKHYEEYYQKNKDKFNFLVVDAETDDMDAKMKIILEKIKSLETQKQTTTKKNKNKA; encoded by the coding sequence ATGAGAATAGCAATTTTTGGGACAGTTGGAGTGGGAAAATCATCAGTATCAAAACGGATTTCCGAAGAACTAGGATATGAAATTTTTCCTGAACCGATTGATGATAACCCTTATTTTGAAGAATATTATAAGGATATGAAAAACACAGTTTTCAAGATGCAAGTTTATATGCTTACAGCCCGTAGTTTGCAATTAACCCAAGCAAAACAATTGAAAAATGTAATTTTTGATCGCACCATTTTAGAAGACCCGATTTTTGTTAAGGTCAATCATGAATTAGGAAATATGAATGATGTGGATTTCAAAACTTATAATTCCTTTTACGATCATGTAGTTATGCCTTCTCTTGGTGAAAGAGCTAATTTTGATTTAGTAATTTACCTTAAGGCTTCAACAGACAAGGCTATTGAACGAATTAAAGAACGTGGTCGTATTGAAGAACTTGATATGCAACGAGCTTATTGGGATGTTTTAAATAAACATTATGAAGAATACTACCAAAAAAATAAAGATAAATTTAATTTCCTAGTTGTTGATGCTGAAACTGATGATATGGATGCTAAAATGAAAATTATTTTAGAAAAAATCAAAAGTTTGGAAACCCAAAAACAAACCACAACTAAAAAAAATAAAAACAAAGCCTAA
- the argS gene encoding arginine--tRNA ligase, which yields MKIVDVFKADLKESTDSMGLESQPVVEINKSNIAGGYATTVALAGAKSLKQAPIKIAEVIKAHLDKKDYYETVEIVKPGFINVTFKPEFLSQVLVNIDDEKENYGQNPVKDYIYNVEEVSANPTGWLHIGHARNAVFGDSLTRILKKDGYPTQTEYYTNDAGNQINILAVTVFVHYLNLLGIKAEKPEGAYAGDAYNDVAQKFIDEYGDKFKDVKFNDKQILDEEVHQLFRVRATRHFLKIIKTQLADLDVHIGHYSSEQEMYDKHEIEKLIALYEEKGALFQKEGATWLRTTDFGDDKDRVLIKSDGSYTYIVPDLATHHIRVQRTNADKYINIWGGDHHGYIPRLRAGLALLGNDREILDIETVQMVRLIKDGQEYKMSKRKGTAVWLIDILEMVGKDSLRYMLASKSPSSHMDLDLDLIQQKNSSNPVYYAQYATARANSVLRQAKNKSLEPLWSQTSLLNQPRELALLATLDNFSEVIHSASKNRAPQLVTDYIQQLAKQFHSYYADAQIIDDTNPALSQARLGLVAATLQVLTNAFDLIGVSPKEKM from the coding sequence ATGAAAATCGTGGATGTTTTCAAAGCAGATTTAAAAGAGAGCACAGACTCCATGGGCCTTGAGTCCCAACCTGTTGTTGAAATTAATAAAAGTAATATTGCTGGTGGTTATGCAACTACTGTTGCTTTGGCAGGAGCTAAAAGTTTAAAACAAGCCCCAATTAAAATTGCTGAAGTGATAAAAGCTCATCTTGACAAAAAAGACTATTACGAAACAGTGGAAATTGTTAAACCCGGCTTTATCAATGTAACTTTTAAACCGGAATTTCTTTCTCAAGTTTTGGTTAATATTGATGATGAAAAAGAAAACTACGGGCAAAATCCGGTCAAAGATTATATTTACAATGTGGAGGAAGTTTCGGCTAACCCTACTGGTTGACTGCATATTGGTCATGCTAGAAATGCTGTGTTTGGTGACTCTTTAACCCGGATTTTGAAAAAGGATGGCTACCCAACCCAAACGGAATATTATACCAATGATGCTGGTAACCAAATTAACATCTTGGCGGTGACAGTCTTTGTCCATTATTTAAATCTTTTGGGAATCAAAGCTGAGAAGCCTGAAGGGGCTTATGCTGGTGATGCTTATAATGATGTTGCCCAAAAATTTATTGATGAATATGGCGACAAATTTAAGGATGTTAAATTTAACGATAAACAAATTTTAGATGAAGAAGTTCACCAATTATTCCGGGTTCGTGCTACTCGACATTTCTTAAAAATCATTAAAACGCAATTAGCTGATTTAGACGTGCATATTGGTCATTACTCAAGTGAGCAAGAAATGTACGATAAACATGAAATTGAAAAATTAATTGCCTTATATGAAGAAAAAGGAGCTCTTTTCCAAAAAGAGGGAGCTACTTGATTACGTACGACTGATTTCGGCGATGATAAGGATCGTGTCTTAATTAAATCTGATGGAAGTTATACATACATCGTGCCAGATTTGGCGACTCATCACATTCGTGTTCAAAGAACCAATGCTGATAAATATATTAACATTTGGGGTGGAGACCATCATGGGTACATTCCACGTTTACGAGCTGGTTTGGCTTTATTAGGTAATGATCGAGAAATTTTGGATATCGAAACTGTGCAAATGGTCCGCTTGATAAAAGATGGCCAAGAATACAAAATGTCAAAACGAAAGGGTACAGCCGTTTGGCTAATTGATATTTTGGAAATGGTTGGCAAGGATTCGTTACGTTATATGTTGGCTTCAAAATCACCATCATCACATATGGATTTAGATTTGGATTTAATTCAACAAAAAAATTCTTCAAACCCAGTTTACTATGCTCAATATGCAACTGCTCGAGCTAATTCTGTTTTGCGCCAAGCTAAGAATAAAAGTTTGGAACCGCTTTGAAGTCAAACTTCTCTTCTTAACCAACCTCGCGAATTAGCTTTATTAGCCACTTTGGATAATTTCTCGGAAGTAATTCATTCTGCTTCTAAAAATCGTGCTCCTCAATTGGTTACCGATTATATTCAACAATTAGCTAAACAATTCCATTCTTATTACGCTGATGCGCAAATTATTGATGACACCAACCCCGCTCTTAGTCAAGCTCGTTTAGGTTTGGTGGCCGCTACTTTACAAGTTTTAACAAATGCGTTTGACTTAATTGGAGTCAGTCCTAAAGAAAAAATGTAA